The proteins below come from a single Polynucleobacter necessarius genomic window:
- a CDS encoding IscS subfamily cysteine desulfurase, giving the protein MNAPRILPQQPVPMFSPKHFPVYMDYSATTPIDPRVVDKMLPYLREQFGNAASRSHAYGWAAEEAVEWARSEVALLVHADPREIIFTSGATESINLALKGAAHFYKDRGNHIITVKTEHKATLDTCRELEREGFEVTYLDVLPNGLIDFVQLETAMKPGTILASVMYVNNEIGVVQDIPRIGKLCRSRGVIFHVDAAQATGKVEIDLEKIKVDLMSFSAHKTYGPKGIGALFVRRKPRIRIEAQIHGGGHERGMRSGTLAVHQIVGMGEAFRIARLEMAEESKRIRALRDRLLDGLKDIEEVYVNGDMDSRVPHNLNISFNYVEGESMMMALKDLAISSGSACTSASLEPSYVLRVLGRNDELAHSSIRFTLGRFTTQEEVDFTIQLVKDKIAKLRELSPLWEMYKDGIDLSTIQWAAH; this is encoded by the coding sequence ATGAACGCACCAAGAATACTGCCTCAACAACCGGTTCCAATGTTTAGTCCAAAACACTTTCCAGTGTACATGGATTATTCAGCAACTACACCGATTGATCCGCGTGTGGTTGACAAGATGTTGCCGTATTTGCGTGAGCAATTTGGCAATGCGGCATCCCGTAGCCATGCCTATGGTTGGGCTGCAGAAGAGGCTGTTGAGTGGGCGCGTTCAGAAGTGGCTCTACTAGTTCATGCTGATCCAAGAGAAATTATATTTACGAGCGGAGCGACTGAGAGCATCAACTTAGCTCTAAAGGGTGCAGCCCATTTCTATAAGGATCGTGGCAATCACATTATTACGGTGAAGACTGAGCACAAGGCGACCTTGGATACTTGTCGCGAACTTGAGCGAGAAGGTTTTGAGGTGACGTATTTAGATGTGTTGCCCAATGGCTTGATTGACTTCGTGCAATTGGAAACCGCAATGAAGCCTGGCACCATTTTGGCTTCGGTAATGTATGTCAACAACGAAATCGGCGTTGTGCAAGACATTCCACGTATCGGTAAACTCTGCCGCTCACGTGGCGTTATCTTTCATGTTGACGCAGCGCAAGCTACTGGCAAAGTAGAAATCGATTTAGAAAAAATTAAAGTGGACTTGATGAGCTTTTCAGCGCACAAGACCTATGGTCCTAAAGGCATTGGCGCCTTATTTGTGCGCCGTAAGCCCCGTATTCGTATTGAGGCCCAGATCCATGGTGGCGGCCATGAGCGCGGTATGCGTTCTGGCACCTTGGCGGTTCACCAAATTGTGGGTATGGGTGAAGCATTCCGCATTGCGCGTCTCGAGATGGCCGAAGAGAGTAAGCGTATTCGTGCGTTGCGCGACCGCTTGCTTGATGGTTTAAAAGATATTGAAGAGGTGTATGTGAACGGTGACATGGATAGTCGTGTGCCGCACAACCTCAATATCAGTTTTAACTATGTTGAAGGCGAATCCATGATGATGGCGCTCAAAGATTTAGCGATCTCATCCGGTTCTGCTTGCACCTCTGCCTCCCTAGAGCCTTCGTACGTTTTGCGCGTGCTCGGTCGTAACGATGAATTGGCACACAGCTCCATTCGCTTTACCTTGGGTCGCTTTACAACTCAAGAAGAGGTGGACTTCACCATTCAGTTAGTTAAAGACAAGATTGCGAAATTACGCGAACTTTCTCCACTGTGGGAAATGTACAAAGATGGAATCGACTTAAGCACGATTCAATGGGCTGCACACTAA
- the iscU gene encoding Fe-S cluster assembly scaffold IscU translates to MAYSEKVIDHYENPRNVGSFEKSDTSVGTGMVGAPACGDVMKLQIRVNDQGVIEDAKFKTYGCGSAIASSSLVTEWVKGKTLDQALEIKNSLIAEELALPPVKIHCSILAEDAIKAAVADYKEKYPTK, encoded by the coding sequence ATGGCATACAGCGAAAAAGTCATTGACCATTATGAAAATCCCCGCAACGTTGGCTCTTTTGAAAAGAGTGACACCAGCGTTGGTACCGGCATGGTTGGGGCGCCGGCATGTGGTGACGTGATGAAGCTACAGATTCGTGTGAACGATCAAGGCGTGATTGAGGATGCCAAGTTCAAAACGTATGGTTGTGGCTCTGCAATTGCCTCATCTTCATTGGTTACTGAATGGGTCAAGGGTAAGACCTTGGATCAAGCATTAGAAATTAAGAACTCTTTAATTGCTGAAGAGTTAGCATTGCCACCTGTGAAAATTCACTGCTCGATTTTGGCGGAAGATGCAATCAAGGCTGCGGTTGCTGACTATAAAGAAAAATATCCAACCAAATAA
- the iscA gene encoding iron-sulfur cluster assembly protein IscA: MAITLTEKAAKHVTRNLEKRGKGCGLRLGVRTTGCSGLAYQLEYVDEPAVEDQVFESNGVKVFVDPKSLAYLDGTELDFVREGLNEGFKFQNPNVKDECGCGESFRV; this comes from the coding sequence ATGGCAATTACCTTAACTGAAAAAGCAGCAAAACACGTTACTCGCAATCTTGAGAAGCGCGGTAAAGGTTGCGGCCTACGTTTAGGCGTGCGCACTACGGGTTGTTCAGGCTTAGCGTATCAGCTCGAGTATGTGGATGAACCTGCTGTTGAAGACCAGGTATTTGAGTCAAATGGCGTAAAAGTATTTGTTGATCCAAAGAGCTTGGCTTACTTAGATGGAACAGAATTGGATTTCGTGCGTGAGGGTTTGAACGAAGGATTTAAGTTTCAAAATCCCAACGTAAAAGACGAGTGTGGTTGTGGCGAATCCTTCCGCGTCTGA
- the hscB gene encoding Fe-S protein assembly co-chaperone HscB, with product MANPSASDDYFRFFGLNQQFKIDLPALDQAYLTIQKEVHPDRHARGSKSEQRIAMQMATLANTAHQTLKNPIQRGLYLCQLHGVDATLETNTAMPAVFLMKQMEWRESLDEQAEDLPALEELMSEVEQSKEDTLMEIVQAIDGAKNYQRAAELLRGLLFIDKFAAELDDAIAALI from the coding sequence GTGGCGAATCCTTCCGCGTCTGACGATTACTTTCGCTTCTTTGGCCTAAACCAGCAATTCAAAATCGATTTGCCTGCGCTTGATCAGGCATACCTAACCATCCAAAAAGAAGTGCATCCTGATCGCCATGCACGCGGCAGCAAGTCGGAGCAACGGATAGCAATGCAAATGGCTACATTAGCCAATACCGCGCACCAAACACTGAAGAATCCTATTCAACGAGGTTTATATCTCTGCCAATTGCATGGTGTAGATGCCACCCTGGAAACCAATACTGCCATGCCGGCCGTCTTTCTCATGAAGCAGATGGAATGGCGCGAAAGCCTGGATGAGCAAGCAGAAGATTTGCCGGCCTTAGAAGAATTGATGTCTGAAGTAGAGCAATCCAAAGAAGATACATTGATGGAAATTGTCCAGGCTATAGACGGCGCTAAAAACTATCAGCGTGCCGCTGAGCTTTTGCGTGGCCTCTTATTTATTGATAAGTTTGCTGCTGAGCTTGATGATGCTATTGCAGCCTTAATCTAG
- the hscA gene encoding Fe-S protein assembly chaperone HscA: MALLQISEPGKSLAPHQRRIAVGIDLGTTNSLVAIIQDALPKVLADEQGRELLPSVVRYLPNGHTQAGFEALEHVVSDPKNTIVSVKRFMGRGLTDVEHIENAPYDFVDQPGMLKLRTVVGDKSPVEVSAEILARLRQLAEDSVNDEIVGAVITVPAYFDDAQRQATKDAAKLAGIEVLRLLNEPTAAAIAYGLDNASEGIYAVYDLGGGTFDISILRMSRGVFEVFSTGGDSALGGDDFDHRLYCWVIEQAKLPPLSIHDQRTLLQACKHAKELLSHNPLARVHETLSDGTVVNVGISQAQFFEITQNLVNKTLIACKKALRDAGLKAEEVKGVVMVGGSTRMPNVQRAVGELFGTQPLNNLNPDQVVALGAAMQADLLAGNQGKDDEWLLLDVIPLSLGIETMGGLVEKIIPRNTPIPVARAQDFTTFKDGQTALAIQVVQGERELVQNCRSLGRFELRGIPPMVAGAARIRVTFQVDTDGVLSVSATEQGSGVQAFIDIKPSYGLTDAEITRMLQDGFASAKEDLLARSLREEQVSAQRLLDAVQTALDSDRHLLTLEEQAAIDQEMAKLQKILLEETDSSVVRKAVDHAAKATDAFAQKRMNSSIQKALSGKNVAEI; this comes from the coding sequence ATGGCACTCCTACAAATTTCTGAACCCGGTAAGTCGCTTGCGCCCCATCAGCGTCGCATTGCGGTGGGAATCGATTTGGGAACAACGAATTCTTTAGTAGCGATTATTCAAGATGCATTACCAAAAGTGCTTGCAGACGAGCAAGGACGCGAATTGCTGCCATCAGTGGTGCGGTATTTGCCAAATGGCCACACTCAAGCAGGGTTTGAGGCGCTAGAACATGTGGTGAGTGATCCTAAGAATACGATTGTTTCCGTAAAGCGCTTTATGGGTCGCGGGCTTACAGATGTGGAGCACATTGAGAACGCACCATACGATTTCGTTGATCAACCTGGCATGCTCAAACTACGAACCGTTGTAGGCGATAAAAGTCCAGTCGAAGTGTCGGCCGAAATTTTGGCGCGCTTGCGTCAACTGGCTGAAGATTCGGTGAATGATGAGATTGTGGGCGCTGTGATTACGGTACCAGCGTATTTTGATGATGCACAACGTCAAGCAACCAAAGATGCAGCAAAGCTGGCTGGAATTGAAGTATTACGCCTGCTAAATGAGCCAACCGCTGCAGCAATTGCTTACGGTTTAGATAATGCCTCCGAAGGAATCTATGCGGTATATGACTTAGGTGGTGGCACGTTTGATATCTCAATCCTGCGGATGAGTAGGGGGGTATTTGAAGTTTTTTCCACTGGCGGTGATTCTGCTTTAGGCGGCGATGACTTTGATCATCGTCTCTACTGTTGGGTAATTGAGCAGGCTAAATTACCACCGCTATCGATTCATGATCAGCGTACCTTGCTTCAAGCGTGTAAACATGCCAAAGAGTTGCTCAGTCACAACCCCTTAGCGCGTGTGCATGAGACCCTTTCGGATGGTACGGTCGTTAATGTTGGTATTAGTCAGGCCCAGTTTTTTGAGATTACTCAGAACTTGGTAAATAAAACCCTTATAGCCTGTAAAAAAGCATTGCGAGATGCTGGCCTTAAGGCTGAAGAGGTAAAAGGTGTAGTCATGGTTGGCGGATCGACACGGATGCCAAACGTGCAACGTGCTGTTGGCGAATTGTTTGGAACCCAACCCTTAAATAATTTAAATCCAGATCAAGTGGTGGCTCTTGGTGCAGCAATGCAAGCGGATTTGTTGGCAGGTAATCAAGGTAAAGATGATGAGTGGTTATTACTCGATGTCATTCCACTCTCCCTCGGTATTGAAACCATGGGCGGATTGGTTGAAAAAATCATTCCACGTAATACGCCGATTCCAGTTGCTAGAGCGCAGGATTTCACAACCTTTAAGGATGGGCAAACTGCGCTAGCAATACAAGTTGTCCAGGGTGAGCGTGAGTTAGTGCAGAACTGCCGATCTCTTGGTCGTTTTGAGTTGCGCGGTATTCCACCGATGGTGGCAGGTGCCGCTCGCATTCGAGTGACTTTTCAGGTTGACACTGATGGGGTGCTATCGGTCAGCGCTACTGAGCAAGGTTCTGGAGTCCAAGCTTTCATCGATATCAAGCCTTCGTATGGTTTAACGGATGCTGAAATCACGCGCATGCTACAAGATGGATTTGCCTCCGCTAAAGAAGATCTGTTGGCGCGGTCATTGCGTGAGGAGCAAGTAAGCGCCCAACGTTTATTGGATGCTGTGCAAACAGCTTTAGACAGTGATCGCCATTTGCTGACTCTAGAGGAGCAGGCGGCTATTGATCAAGAGATGGCGAAGCTGCAAAAGATTTTGTTGGAAGAGACCGATAGTTCTGTGGTCCGGAAAGCGGTTGATCATGCTGCAAAAGCAACCGATGCGTTTGCGCAAAAACGCATGAACTCCAGTATTCAAAAGGCACTATCAGGCAAGAATGTTGCTGAGATATAG
- the fdx gene encoding ISC system 2Fe-2S type ferredoxin — protein MTQIVVVPHSEYCPEGAVVEASPGTSICEALLENDIPIEHACDMVCACTTCHVIVKEGYQSLNPPDENEEDMLDRAWGLNPQSRLSCQAIVAKEDLVIEIPKYSINHAKENH, from the coding sequence ATGACGCAAATTGTTGTTGTTCCCCACAGTGAATATTGCCCAGAAGGCGCAGTCGTTGAAGCATCACCAGGCACTTCAATTTGCGAGGCATTGCTCGAGAACGATATTCCGATTGAGCATGCTTGCGATATGGTTTGTGCCTGCACTACCTGTCACGTGATCGTCAAAGAGGGTTACCAAAGCCTGAATCCCCCCGATGAAAATGAGGAAGACATGCTGGATCGGGCTTGGGGTTTAAATCCCCAATCCCGTCTTTCTTGCCAAGCCATTGTGGCCAAAGAGGACCTCGTGATTGAAATTCCCAAGTACTCGATTAATCACGCCAAGGAAAATCACTAA
- a CDS encoding DUF2325 domain-containing protein produces MTVLIVGGDRISSIMKYLAQNGFNDILHWDARRNGNTHRFMPQSARLVVILINYLNHGMAKKIKRDAEELGVPVLFSKNSASELSQIFRADKHLIH; encoded by the coding sequence ATGACGGTATTGATAGTGGGTGGTGATCGTATTTCGAGTATCATGAAATATTTAGCCCAGAACGGCTTTAATGACATTTTGCATTGGGATGCAAGACGAAATGGTAATACCCATCGGTTTATGCCACAGAGTGCGCGTTTAGTTGTGATTTTGATTAATTATCTTAATCACGGCATGGCTAAAAAGATTAAGCGTGATGCGGAAGAGTTGGGCGTGCCTGTACTTTTTAGTAAAAATTCTGCCTCTGAGCTAAGTCAGATATTTCGGGCAGATAAGCACCTCATTCATTAG
- a CDS encoding sulfate adenylyltransferase subunit 1 — protein sequence MYKHSSISTAYQNAHQNVVRFITAGSVDDGRSTLIGRLLYDTKSILVDQLESISKTKHARVTSSDAVVDLALLTDGLEAEREQGITIDVAYRYFSTPKRKFITADAPGHEQYTRNLVTGASQSDVAVILVNAIRVDLTTSPATLLAQTKRHAAIVHLLGLRHVAFAINKMDLFEFDERVYNTVKSAIEDLASKISLPTPTLIPISVLFGANVVTRSQHTPWYNGSTLLELLEGLDTSPESEKLALRFSVQYVARQNGCASDDFRGYLGEIKFGSVRKGQKIRVLPGGSEATVTEIYLGNGSGSKGNNAVESAQTGEAAAIQLAEDIDVSRGSLFISAEDTNPPVLSKQLSADLCWLDSEPLSLSRKYALRHTTNTVGAKVKNIQQVLDVQTLSHASDVHALSTNEIGRVDFILQKPIVADLFDQSPRTGAFILIDEATNHTVAAGMIREAVSQ from the coding sequence ATGTACAAGCATTCATCGATCAGTACGGCATATCAAAATGCGCATCAAAACGTAGTGCGCTTCATTACCGCTGGTAGCGTTGATGATGGCAGGAGCACTTTAATTGGTCGTCTACTTTATGACACGAAATCGATTTTGGTAGACCAACTTGAGTCCATTTCTAAGACGAAACATGCGCGCGTTACCTCCTCTGATGCTGTGGTAGATTTGGCGCTTTTAACTGATGGCCTGGAAGCTGAGCGTGAACAAGGTATCACCATTGATGTAGCGTATCGCTATTTTTCAACACCGAAGCGTAAATTTATTACGGCTGACGCTCCTGGTCACGAACAGTACACTCGCAATTTGGTTACGGGAGCATCCCAATCTGATGTAGCAGTCATATTAGTAAATGCGATTCGCGTTGATCTCACCACTAGCCCAGCGACATTACTCGCCCAAACTAAGCGTCATGCAGCGATTGTGCATCTATTAGGCTTGCGTCACGTGGCATTTGCCATCAACAAGATGGACTTGTTTGAATTTGATGAGAGGGTTTACAACACCGTCAAATCCGCCATTGAAGACCTCGCCAGCAAAATTAGTTTGCCCACTCCAACATTAATTCCCATCTCAGTCTTATTTGGGGCCAATGTTGTTACCAGAAGCCAACACACCCCTTGGTATAATGGCTCTACTCTGCTGGAATTACTCGAAGGTCTTGATACCAGCCCTGAATCCGAAAAATTAGCCTTACGCTTCTCCGTGCAATATGTAGCACGTCAGAATGGATGCGCTTCAGATGATTTCCGTGGCTATCTCGGCGAGATTAAATTCGGCAGCGTTCGCAAAGGCCAAAAGATTAGGGTATTACCAGGCGGCTCGGAAGCTACGGTTACTGAGATTTATCTCGGGAATGGCTCAGGCAGCAAAGGTAATAATGCTGTGGAATCTGCTCAAACTGGCGAAGCCGCAGCAATTCAATTGGCTGAGGATATTGACGTATCGCGTGGCTCTTTATTTATTAGCGCTGAAGATACCAATCCGCCCGTACTTAGCAAACAACTTTCCGCTGATTTATGCTGGTTAGATAGCGAGCCACTCTCTCTGAGTCGTAAATACGCGCTGCGTCACACCACCAATACGGTTGGCGCAAAGGTTAAAAATATCCAACAAGTCTTGGATGTTCAGACCTTATCGCATGCCAGTGATGTCCATGCGCTTTCTACCAATGAAATTGGGCGAGTGGATTTTATTTTGCAAAAGCCGATTGTTGCGGACTTATTCGACCAATCTCCGCGTACTGGTGCGTTTATCTTGATTGACGAAGCCACAAATCATACTGTTGCTGCTGGCATGATTCGCGAGGCAGTTTCGCAATAA